One stretch of Glycine soja cultivar W05 chromosome 7, ASM419377v2, whole genome shotgun sequence DNA includes these proteins:
- the LOC114418032 gene encoding cell division control protein 2 homolog C isoform X1, producing MEKYEKLEKVGEGTYGKVYKAREKASGSLVALKKTRLEMDEEGVPPTALREVSLLQLLSQSIYIVRLLSVEHVDKVPKSQKSSSNPLTKPILYLVFEYLDTDLKKFIDSHRKGPNPRPLPPPLIQSFLFQLCKGVAHCHSHGVLHRDLKPQNLLLDQHKGILKIADLGLGRAFTVPLKSYTHEIVTLWYRAPEVLLGSTHYSTGVDIWSVGCIFAEMVRRQALFPGDSEFQQLIHIFKMLGTPTEENWPGVTSLRDWHVYPRWEPQSLAKNVPSLGPDGVDLLSKMLKYNPSERISAKAALDHPYFDSLDKSQF from the exons ATGGAAAAGTACGAGAAGCTGGAGAAGGTGGGAGAAGGAACATACGGGAAAGTGTACAAGGCTCGGGAGAAGGCGAGTGGGAGCCTGGTGGCTCTGAAGAAGACGCGTCTGGAGATGGACGAGGAGGGTGTCCCTCCCACCGCACTACGCGAGGTGTCTCTCCTTCAGCTTCTCTCCCAATCCATCTACATCGTCCGCCTCCTCTCCGTCGAACACGTCGACAAGGTCCCCAAGTCCCAGAAATCCTCCTCCAACCCCCTCACCAAGCCCATCCTTTACCTTGTTTTCGAGTATCTCGACACCGATCTCAAGAAGTTCATCGATTCCCACCGCAAGGGCCCCAATCCCAGGCCCCTCCCTCCTCCCCTCATCCAGAGCTTCCTCTTCCAGCTCTGCAAGGGCGTGGCTCACTGCCACAGCCACGGTGTCCTCCACCGCGATCTCAAGCCGCAGAACCTTCTCCTTGACCAGCACAAGGGTATTCTTAAGATCGCTGATCTCGGCCTCGGCCGCGCCTTCACCGTCCCTCTCAAGAGCTACACTCACGAGATCGTTACTCTCTGGTACCGTGCCCCCGAGGTTCTCCTTGGCTCTACCCATTACTCCACTGGGGTTGATATCTGGTCTGTTGGCTGCATCTTTG CCGAAATGGTGAGGAGGCAAGCTTTGTTTCCGGGGGATTCTGAGTTCCAGCAGCTCATTCACATATTCAA gATGTTGGGAACTCCAACAGAGGAGAATTGGCCAGGAGTTACTTCTCTGCGTGATTGGCATGTGTACCCACGCTGGGAACCTCAGAGCTTGGCAAAGAATGTGCCTTCCTTAGGACCTGATGGAGTCGACCTTCTTTCG AAAATGCTCAAGTA
- the LOC114418032 gene encoding cell division control protein 2 homolog C isoform X2, with product MEKYEKLEKVGEGTYGKVYKAREKASGSLVALKKTRLEMDEEGVPPTALREVSLLQLLSQSIYIVRLLSVEHVDKVPKSQKSSSNPLTKPILYLVFEYLDTDLKKFIDSHRKGPNPRPLPPPLIQSFLFQLCKGVAHCHSHGVLHRDLKPQNLLLDQHKGILKIADLGLGRAFTVPLKSYTHEIVTLWYRAPEVLLGSTHYSTGVDIWSVGCIFAEMVRRQALFPGDSEFQQLIHIFKMLGTPTEENWPGVTSLRDWHVYPRWEPQSLAKNVPSLGPDGVDLLSVTLEG from the exons ATGGAAAAGTACGAGAAGCTGGAGAAGGTGGGAGAAGGAACATACGGGAAAGTGTACAAGGCTCGGGAGAAGGCGAGTGGGAGCCTGGTGGCTCTGAAGAAGACGCGTCTGGAGATGGACGAGGAGGGTGTCCCTCCCACCGCACTACGCGAGGTGTCTCTCCTTCAGCTTCTCTCCCAATCCATCTACATCGTCCGCCTCCTCTCCGTCGAACACGTCGACAAGGTCCCCAAGTCCCAGAAATCCTCCTCCAACCCCCTCACCAAGCCCATCCTTTACCTTGTTTTCGAGTATCTCGACACCGATCTCAAGAAGTTCATCGATTCCCACCGCAAGGGCCCCAATCCCAGGCCCCTCCCTCCTCCCCTCATCCAGAGCTTCCTCTTCCAGCTCTGCAAGGGCGTGGCTCACTGCCACAGCCACGGTGTCCTCCACCGCGATCTCAAGCCGCAGAACCTTCTCCTTGACCAGCACAAGGGTATTCTTAAGATCGCTGATCTCGGCCTCGGCCGCGCCTTCACCGTCCCTCTCAAGAGCTACACTCACGAGATCGTTACTCTCTGGTACCGTGCCCCCGAGGTTCTCCTTGGCTCTACCCATTACTCCACTGGGGTTGATATCTGGTCTGTTGGCTGCATCTTTG CCGAAATGGTGAGGAGGCAAGCTTTGTTTCCGGGGGATTCTGAGTTCCAGCAGCTCATTCACATATTCAA gATGTTGGGAACTCCAACAGAGGAGAATTGGCCAGGAGTTACTTCTCTGCGTGATTGGCATGTGTACCCACGCTGGGAACCTCAGAGCTTGGCAAAGAATGTGCCTTCCTTAGGACCTGATGGAGTCGACCTTCTTTCG